Proteins encoded within one genomic window of Micromonospora halotolerans:
- a CDS encoding SAV_6107 family HEPN domain-containing protein → MSTSPAQAPTVPAHVLPHRTPAQLLVVARHGLAEAARTRPDGLRYAAAHLAALRAAAALLAARARPAPTRRNRITSVWVLLAAVAPELDEWAAYFAAGASKRAAAEAGIPRVVTAREADDLLRAADEFVTVVETALGLAHQPALDEPHRPLRLGVPDALPRPGAAAA, encoded by the coding sequence ATGTCGACCAGTCCGGCCCAGGCGCCCACGGTGCCCGCGCACGTGCTGCCGCACCGCACCCCCGCCCAACTGCTCGTGGTGGCCCGCCACGGACTGGCCGAGGCCGCCCGGACCCGCCCCGACGGCCTCCGGTACGCCGCCGCCCACCTCGCCGCGCTGCGCGCCGCCGCCGCCCTGCTGGCCGCCCGCGCCCGCCCCGCACCGACCCGGCGCAACCGGATCACCAGCGTCTGGGTGCTGCTCGCCGCCGTCGCCCCCGAGTTGGACGAGTGGGCCGCCTACTTCGCCGCCGGCGCCAGCAAGCGGGCCGCCGCCGAGGCCGGCATCCCCCGCGTGGTCACCGCCCGGGAGGCCGACGACCTGCTCCGCGCCGCCGATGAGTTCGTGACCGTGGTGGAGACCGCGCTCGGCCTGGCACACCAACCGGCGCTCGACGAACCGCACCGGCCACTCCGGCTCGGCGTGCCTGACGCCCTGCCGCGACCCGGAGCAGCCGCCGCCTGA